A window of the Campylobacteraceae bacterium genome harbors these coding sequences:
- a CDS encoding M48 family metallopeptidase, with protein sequence MKYYKNIILTFLLAFIILGCSSKTPYTNRSQMIFMSVSEELSLGEKSYKETLKKSKVIVNTKESRKIKEIGKKIAKIANRPDFKWEFNLVENKAMNAFCLPGGKVVIYTGILKAAKNDDQLATVMSHEIAHALARHGAERMTSSMLQKGLLVIGNVVIASQAPEYTNTFNQAYGIGSQFGVMLPYGRMQESEADEIGIYLMDKAGYDTKEALKFWQNMSLGKKEKNEFFSTHPSSSTRIKKINDVIRKIEKKQ encoded by the coding sequence ATGAAATACTATAAAAATATAATCTTAACTTTTCTACTTGCGTTTATAATACTTGGATGTTCAAGTAAAACGCCTTATACCAACAGATCACAAATGATTTTCATGTCTGTCTCAGAAGAACTTTCTTTGGGCGAAAAAAGCTATAAAGAAACACTTAAAAAATCAAAAGTAATTGTCAATACAAAAGAATCACGAAAAATAAAAGAAATTGGAAAAAAAATAGCCAAAATCGCCAATCGACCTGATTTTAAATGGGAATTTAATTTAGTAGAAAACAAAGCAATGAATGCTTTTTGTTTACCAGGTGGAAAAGTAGTGATTTATACAGGAATTTTAAAAGCGGCTAAAAATGATGATCAACTAGCAACGGTTATGTCTCATGAAATAGCTCATGCGCTTGCACGGCATGGGGCTGAACGTATGACTTCTTCAATGCTGCAAAAAGGTTTGTTAGTTATAGGAAATGTTGTAATAGCATCACAAGCACCTGAATATACGAATACTTTTAATCAAGCTTACGGTATTGGAAGTCAATTTGGTGTTATGTTGCCTTATGGAAGAATGCAAGAAAGTGAAGCCGATGAAATAGGTATTTATTTAATGGACAAAGCAGGTTATGATACAAAAGAAGCCTTAAAATTTTGGCAAAATATGAGCCTTGGAAAAAAAGAAAAAAATGAATTTTTCTCAACACATCCCAGTTCAAGTACCAGAATCAAAAAGATTAATGATGTTATTAGAAAAATAGAGAAAAAACAATAA
- a CDS encoding tyrosine-type recombinase/integrase, with the protein MARITKPLSEAEIKNAKVSEKDYKLYDGSGLYLKVFSNGIKRWYLRYVYEKKTNTLSFGKYPLLTLKEAREKRNDTLKGLSNNINPSSRAKNKNIRKDEHKFIDVAREYFMMREDLNERYKGDCIRKLEKDIYPYVGEEYMDDIESLRMVEVLQIIDKRGANVSAKRTFNIVERIYRYASTVGKAKRNIMGDVDRNLIFRKVEVKNFAHTTDIKELSAVLHAIDYYGGDYSTKMALKILPHLFVRPYNLRYMEWNEINFIDKLWTIPGTKMKTKKDHIVPLSSSVLGVIEEMKKVSKDVSKYVFPSRVSNSKTLSENTLNFSLKRMGFDLTAHGFRHTASTLLHENNRIHKIKSDIIEMQLAHKVGSTVHQIYNKAIYLDERIDLMNWWSSFLDNLKKD; encoded by the coding sequence ATGGCTCGAATCACGAAACCTCTAAGCGAAGCTGAAATAAAAAATGCAAAAGTAAGTGAAAAAGATTACAAGTTATATGATGGAAGTGGTCTGTATCTTAAAGTCTTTAGTAATGGAATTAAAAGATGGTACCTTAGATATGTCTATGAGAAAAAAACAAATACATTATCTTTTGGTAAATATCCTTTATTAACATTAAAAGAAGCTCGTGAGAAACGGAATGATACTTTAAAAGGCCTTAGCAATAATATTAACCCTTCTTCTAGAGCAAAAAATAAAAATATTAGAAAAGATGAACATAAATTTATTGACGTAGCTAGAGAGTACTTTATGATGCGTGAGGATTTGAATGAGAGATACAAAGGTGATTGCATTAGGAAATTAGAAAAAGATATTTATCCATACGTTGGAGAAGAGTATATGGACGATATTGAATCTTTGAGAATGGTAGAGGTGTTACAGATTATAGATAAGAGGGGAGCAAATGTTTCTGCTAAAAGAACTTTTAACATAGTAGAGAGAATTTATAGATATGCTTCAACAGTTGGGAAAGCTAAAAGAAATATTATGGGGGATGTAGATAGAAATTTAATATTTAGGAAAGTAGAAGTTAAAAACTTCGCACATACTACAGATATAAAAGAGCTTTCTGCTGTACTACATGCTATTGATTACTATGGAGGGGATTATTCAACAAAAATGGCTTTAAAAATTTTGCCACATTTATTTGTAAGGCCTTATAATTTAAGATATATGGAATGGAATGAAATTAATTTCATAGATAAGCTATGGACTATTCCTGGTACAAAAATGAAAACAAAAAAGGATCACATTGTTCCATTGTCAAGTAGTGTGTTAGGGGTTATTGAAGAAATGAAGAAGGTAAGTAAAGATGTAAGTAAATATGTTTTTCCATCAAGAGTATCTAATTCAAAAACCTTATCAGAAAACACACTGAATTTTTCATTAAAAAGAATGGGGTTTGATTTGACGGCTCATGGCTTTAGACATACTGCTTCAACATTGTTACATGAAAATAATAGAATACATAAAATTAAGAGTGATATTATTGAAATGCAGCTTGCTCATAAAGTTGGAAGTACTGTTCATCAAATTTATAATAAAGCAATATATTTGGATGAAAGAATTGATTTAATGAACTGGTGGAGTAGTTTTTTAGATAACTTAAAAAAAGACTAG
- a CDS encoding AlpA family transcriptional regulator, translating to MSERIDRILKITEVTDIFGVSRPTIYNRIKSGDFPKPIKLTKASVGWLESEIKALIQNKKDERDNS from the coding sequence ATGAGTGAAAGAATAGACAGAATATTAAAAATCACAGAAGTAACTGATATATTTGGCGTTTCACGACCTACAATTTATAACAGAATTAAAAGCGGTGATTTCCCTAAGCCTATAAAATTAACAAAAGCCTCCGTAGGATGGCTTGAATCAGAAATTAAAGCTCTAATCCAAAATAAAAAAGATGAAAGAGATAATTCCTAG
- a CDS encoding transcriptional regulator, with the protein METKEEYNLVKHTCKGLGITYNQLGLFIGYGENSISNASRGDVSKAMKKAIELYTETLKLKKELENSDKIKATLKEWLK; encoded by the coding sequence ATTGAAACTAAAGAGGAATATAACTTAGTAAAACATACATGCAAAGGATTAGGAATAACATACAATCAGTTGGGCTTATTTATTGGATATGGAGAAAACTCAATAAGTAATGCTTCAAGAGGAGATGTTAGTAAAGCCATGAAAAAAGCCATTGAGTTATATACCGAAACTTTGAAATTAAAAAAAGAATTAGAGAATTCAGATAAAATTAAAGCAACTCTCAAAGAATGGCTTAAGTAG
- a CDS encoding helix-turn-helix transcriptional regulator → MSIFSSKKLDKYAEKRFKTNKEFLSCLLSSGIDKKEDAIKKWRQGNSIPKTNELPIIADCLECNITDLFEDSDAQNEKIAKLEITKNASKYLNLMTIENNENIITLPYFEDMYACAGNGVTNFESNAKPISFDKSFLKKYLGDIKFDNLHMINVIGNSMHPTIKEKEIIFINPFENESQIVKSGAVYTLKYYDEVFIKRIVSNPKTGEIVLHSDNKEEHPPIEILEEDKHNFEIIGRVVAHFDWI, encoded by the coding sequence TTGAGTATCTTTAGCAGTAAAAAACTAGATAAATATGCAGAGAAAAGATTTAAAACAAATAAAGAATTTTTAAGCTGTTTGCTTTCAAGTGGAATTGATAAGAAAGAAGATGCAATTAAAAAATGGAGGCAAGGAAATAGTATTCCAAAGACAAATGAACTTCCTATAATTGCAGATTGTTTAGAGTGTAATATTACTGATTTATTTGAAGATTCTGATGCACAAAATGAAAAAATAGCAAAACTTGAAATTACTAAAAATGCGAGTAAATATTTAAATCTTATGACTATCGAAAACAATGAGAACATAATTACCCTTCCTTATTTTGAAGATATGTACGCTTGTGCAGGAAATGGAGTAACTAATTTTGAATCAAATGCTAAACCAATAAGCTTTGATAAAAGTTTCCTAAAAAAATATTTAGGAGATATAAAATTTGACAATCTTCATATGATAAATGTAATAGGAAATTCAATGCACCCTACTATAAAAGAAAAAGAAATTATATTTATTAATCCATTTGAAAATGAAAGTCAGATTGTTAAAAGTGGAGCTGTCTACACTTTAAAGTATTATGATGAAGTATTTATTAAACGTATAGTTAGTAATCCCAAAACAGGAGAGATCGTTCTTCATAGTGATAATAAAGAGGAACACCCACCTATTGAAATATTAGAAGAAGATAAGCACAACTTTGAAATAATTGGAAGAGTTGTTGCACATTTTGATTGGATTTAG
- a CDS encoding phage regulatory CII family protein, translated as MEKYRFGNNKRAKDHGLLISIKKSIKADCKRNTIENEEFANEIGTTSGVLSNKLKMSNQINAISIEEFIHIMEITGDYSPLKYLASMFDFVITSTEPQSPGDVSNLGELADSMQIESNESFSEIKRAIKDGQITEEEKTNMLKEVDDSIEAALQTKNAISLIKSVEITKD; from the coding sequence ATGGAAAAATACAGATTTGGAAACAACAAAAGAGCTAAGGACCATGGTCTTTTAATTTCTATTAAAAAAAGTATCAAAGCTGATTGCAAGAGAAATACTATTGAAAATGAAGAGTTTGCAAATGAAATCGGTACAACAAGTGGAGTGCTTTCAAATAAATTAAAAATGTCGAATCAGATAAATGCTATCTCTATTGAAGAATTTATTCATATTATGGAAATTACAGGAGATTATAGTCCCTTGAAATATTTGGCAAGTATGTTTGATTTTGTAATTACATCAACTGAACCTCAATCACCAGGTGATGTTAGTAATTTAGGTGAATTGGCAGATAGTATGCAAATAGAATCAAATGAAAGTTTTTCAGAAATTAAAAGAGCTATTAAAGATGGACAGATTACAGAAGAAGAAAAAACCAATATGTTAAAAGAAGTAGATGATTCAATCGAAGCTGCACTGCAAACAAAAAATGCAATTAGTTTAATCAAATCAGTAGAAATAACTAAGGATTAA
- a CDS encoding helix-turn-helix domain-containing protein, which produces MSISMMTKVFKDCSLEPNKKLVMLSLSDNANDEGFCYPSLNNIVLKTSLSRTTVIKHLKELEINQTLLSKKRSSSKGGRNSTMYIIYPLENIPKLDEDILKRFNIKISQGQRVVLPTQSQAAVPQMGTQGQRVVPKPSLTIFNHHLYKELDSTEKELYLEYCALRKSMKLQTTYKIHERLLNKYFEYGRDKNILKNAISSNWKDLYKPTINFKNSTFTGNATIAKANEMFSQIRQEDDTIFQGEIHE; this is translated from the coding sequence ATGAGTATCTCAATGATGACTAAAGTCTTTAAAGATTGTTCTTTGGAACCCAATAAGAAGCTTGTAATGCTTTCATTATCAGATAATGCTAATGATGAAGGATTTTGTTATCCATCATTAAATAATATTGTCTTGAAAACTTCTTTATCAAGAACTACTGTAATTAAACATTTAAAAGAATTAGAAATTAATCAAACCCTTCTATCTAAAAAAAGAAGCAGTTCAAAAGGTGGAAGAAATTCTACAATGTATATTATTTATCCATTAGAAAATATACCAAAATTAGACGAAGATATTTTAAAAAGATTTAATATTAAAATTAGCCAAGGTCAAAGGGTTGTACTACCCACCCAAAGTCAAGCAGCTGTACCACAAATGGGTACCCAAGGTCAAAGGGTTGTACCTAAACCATCACTTACTATATTTAACCATCACTTATATAAAGAATTAGACAGTACTGAAAAAGAATTATATTTAGAATATTGTGCATTAAGAAAAAGCATGAAATTACAAACAACATATAAAATTCATGAGAGATTACTAAATAAATATTTTGAATATGGAAGAGATAAAAATATTCTTAAAAATGCTATTAGTAGTAATTGGAAAGATTTATATAAACCTACAATAAATTTTAAAAATTCTACTTTCACAGGTAATGCAACAATAGCAAAAGCAAATGAAATGTTCTCACAAATCAGACAAGAAGATGACACTATTTTTCAAGGAGAAATTCATGAGTAG